One Aegilops tauschii subsp. strangulata cultivar AL8/78 chromosome 2, Aet v6.0, whole genome shotgun sequence genomic window, tccttaagtgcgtaccaaattcgtgacttaaatattctccaccacgatctgatcgtaagaactttattttcccgtcacgttgattctcaacctcactctgaaattccttgaacttttcgaaggtttcagacttgtgtttcattaggtagacatacccatatctacttaagtcatcggtgagagtgagaacataacgatatcctccgcgagcctcaacactcattggaccgcacacatcggtatgtatgatttccaataagttggttgctcgctccattgttccggagaacggagccttggtcatcttacccatgaggcatggttcgcacgtgtcaaatgattcgtaatcaagagactccaaaagtccatctgcatggagcttcttcatgcgtttgacaccaatatgaccaaggcggcagtgccacaagtatgtgggactatcattatcaactttacatcttttggtattcacactatgaatatgtgtaacatcacgttcgagattcatcaagaataaaccattgaccagcggggcatgaccataaaacatatctctcatataaatagaacaaccattattctcggatttaaatgagtagccatctcgaattaaacgagatccagatataatgttcatgctcaaagctggcactaaataacaattattgaggtttaaaactaatcccataggtaaatgcagaggtagcgtgccgacggtgatcacatcgaccttggaaccatttccgacgcgcatcgtcacctcgtccttcgccagtctccgcttattccgcaactcctgttttgagttacaaatatgagcaactgcaccggtatcaaatacccaggagctactacgagtactggtacggtacacatcaattacatgtatatcacatatacctttggtgttgccggccttcttgtccgctaagtatttggggcagttccgcttccagtgaccacttcccttgcaataaaagcactcagtctcaggcttgggtccattctttgacttcttcccggcaactggcttaccgggcgcggcaactcccttgccgtccttcttgaagttcttcttacccttgcctttcttgaacttagtggttttattcaccatcaacacttgatgttcctttttgatctccacctccgctgatttcagcattgaatatacctcgggaatggtcttttccatcccctgcatattgaagttcatcacaaagctcttgtagcttggtggaagcgactgaaggattatgtcaatgaccgcatcatccgggagattaactcccagctgagacaagcggttgtgtaacccagacattctgagtatgtgctcactaacagaactattttcctccattttacagctgaagaacttgtcggagacttcatatctctcgaccagggcatgagcttggaaaaccattttcagctcttcgaacatctcatatgctccatgtttctcaaaacgcttttggagccccggttctaagctataaagcatgccgcactgaacgagggagtaatcatcagcacgtgattgccaagcgttcataacgtcttggttctctgggatgggtgcttcacctagcggcgcttctaggacataatctttcttggcagctatgaggatgatcctcaggttccggacccagtccgtatagttgctgccatcatctttcaacttggttttctctaggaacgcgttgaagttgaggacaatgtgggccatttgatctacaagacatattgtaaagattttagactaagttcatgataattaagttcatctaatcaaattattcaacgaactcccactcagatagacatccctctagtcatctaagtgaaacatgatccgagttaactaagccgtgtccgatcatcacgtgagacagattagtcaagatcggtgaacatctccatgttgatcgtatcttctatacgactcatgctcgacctttcggtcttccgtgttccgaggccatgtctgtacatgctaggctcgtcaagtcaacctaagtgtattgcgtgtgttccgaggccatgtctgtacatgctaggctcgtcaacacccgttgtatgcgaacgttagaatctatcacacccgatcatcacgtggtgcttcgaaacaacgaaccttcgcaacggtgcacagttagggggaacactttcttgaaattattataagggatcatcttacttactaccgtcgttctaagaaaataagatgcaaaacatgataaacatcacatgcaatcaaatagtgacatgatatggccaatatcattttgctcctttgatctccatcttcggggcgccatgatcatcttcgtcaccggcatgacaccatgatctccatcatcgtgtcttcatgaagttgtcatgccaacgattacttctacttctatggctaacacgtttagcaataaagtaaagtaatttacatggcgttattcaatgacacgcaggtcatacaaaaaataaagacaactcctatggctcctaccggttgtcatattcatcgacatgcaagtcgtgattcctattacaagaatatgatcaatctcatacatcacatatatcattcatcacatcttctggccatatcacatcacaaggcacatgctgcaaaaacaagttagacgtcctctaattgttgttgcaagtttttacgtggcatgtataggtttctagcaagaacgtttcttacctacgtaaaaccacaatgtgatatgccaatttctatttacccttcataaggacccttttcatcgaatccgttccgactaaagtgggagagacagacacccgctagccaccttatgcaactagtgcatgtcagtcggtggaacctgtctcacgtaaacgtacgtgtaaggttggtccgggccgcttcatcccacaataccgccgaaacaagataagactagtagtggcaagaaaaattgacaacatctacgcccacaactgctttgtgttctactcgtgcatagtaactacgcataggcctggctcatgatgccactgttggggatcgtagaagaattttaaaattttctacgcatcaccaagatccatctatggagtatactagcaacgaggggaagggagtgcatctacatacccttgtagatcgcgagcggaagcgttcaagtgaacggggttgatggagtcgtactcgccgtgatccaaatcaccgatgaccgagtgccgaacggacggcacctccgcgttcaacacacgtacggagtagcgacgtctcctccttcttgatccagcaagggggaaggagaggttgatggagatccagcagcacgacggcgtggtggtggaagtagcagggatcccggcagggcttcgccaaggacaagtgggagggagaggtgttgcagggggagagggaggcgccaggggctgtggtgctgctgccctccctccccccactacttataggggccctgggggggggcgccggccccctggagatcccatctgagggggcggcggccaaggggggtggcttgccccccaagccaagtggggcgccccccacccctagggtttccaaccctaggcgcagggggagacccaaggggggcgccccagcccactaggggctggttcccctcccacttcagcccatggggccctccgggataggtggccccacccggtggacccccaggacccttccggtggtcccggtacaataccgataacccccgaaactttcccggtggccgaaactggacttcctatatatatttcttcacctccggaccattccggaactcctcgtgacgtccgggatctcatccgggactccgaacaactttcgggtttccgcatactaatatctctacaaccctagcgtcaccgaaccataagtgtgtagaccctacgggttcgggagacatgcagacatgaccgagacacctctccggtcaataaccaacagcgggatctggatacccatgttggctcccacatgttccacgatgatctcatcggatgaaccacgatgtcgagaattcaatcaatctcgtatacaattccctttgtcaatcggtacgttacttgctcgagattcgatcgtcggtatcccaataccttgttcaatctcgttaccggcaagtcactttactcgtaccataatgcatgatcccgtggctaactccttagtcacattgagctcattatgatgatgccttaccgagcgggcccagagatacctctccgtcatacggagtgacaaatcccagtctcgatccgtgtcaacccaacagacactttcagagatacctgtagtgtacctttatagtcacccagttacgttgtgacgtttggcacacccaaagcactcctacggcatccgggagttacacgatctcatggtctaaggaaaagatacttgacattggaaaagctctagcaaacgaactacacgatcttttgtgctatgcttaggattgggtcttgtccatcacatcattctcctaatgatgtgatcccgttatcaatgacatccaatgtccatagtcaggaaaccatgactatctgttgatcaacgagctagtcaactagaggctcactagggacatgttgtggtctatgtattcacacatgtattatgatttccggataacacaattatagcatgaacaatagacaattatcatgaacaaagaaatataataataaccatttattattgcctctagggcatatttccaacagcggGCGGCGGCGCCAGCGCTTGGATTGGGGTAGGTGGAACTCGCGAGCGGGCGCTCGAGTGTGCACcgcgcgggagcgggcgcagcaAATAAACGGCGCGCGATGCCGTTTCGGCCGGCGCGCTGGAGCTCCCGGAGATGTTGCGGGCGCAAAAAACCCAAATTTTCCAGCGCGGCGCTTATAtagcgcggctgttggagatgctcttagtgtTGAAAACTTCGTCGTCTTTGTGATGTCATGAGATGGTTTGTGTGGATATAGTCTTTGTTGTAATTTGCCGATCACGGATTTGATCGTTTTTTTCCTACACATAGTTTTGGTCTTATATGATTTGTTATTTGCCGGCGTGTTTTTTTGTATGCGTGCGTTTGTGTTGGATGTGTTCATCTTAATCATGCAGAGGCAAGATGTGTGCTCTTTGAGTTTGTATCCTCTTGATTTTGAGGCAATAAAATCCACCATTTTCCTAATATCAATTTGTAATGCTCCAATAAAAATTGTTCGTAATGCTGAACAGTGAGCACTGGTACTGACACGTGGGCCCGGAACCTCTAACCCTCTGTGGCAGAACAGAACTGTTCTTGACGGACTTTGCGCTGGAACTTTTACCTAAAAGAAAACTCAATTTACCcggcaaaagaaaaaaaactcaATTCCGCGAGGGGTCCTACGCCGTAGCCTGGATCCCCATTCGGAGCCGGTCGCACAGATCCAATGCTAAGAGAGAATAGGTGGATGTTTGGTAAGTTCTCAATCCTCGCAGCATTGGTTGGATTTCATGTGCGGTTTGTCCCATTCATTTTTCTGAAATCACGATTACTCTGTTGATATTTGACCGGAGGATAGTAATCGTCTGGCTCAGCTTTATATTTTGATCTTGGATAGAAAGATCTGCGGGCTATGGTTGGTTTGGGCACCTAGGTCTCGCGCAAACAGGCAACAATTCTCCATGGGTGCGCGCCGCCGCACCCACATCTGTTTCCTTTAGGCTTCGACCACGCCCTCGTTCTGGGATGCATTTTTTGCCCACCCTTAGGTTCGTGTCATGGGTTAATGGCTCAATGCAGTCTTACAATagccctctttttttttctttttcttaagGTGTTTTTCTTAGTAGCCAGAACATTAGTTTGGCTTGTTTGAAATGCATGAATTTTGCATTAATTTATGGGAATCTGACAGGAATTAGCTGggaagtactccctctgttccgaaATGTAGGTCGTTGGGGGTTTTTTAGTTCAACTTTCGTCTAGTAACGAAATATCGGCACTTTCCAATTTTGCCCCCCGCGTCGCTCCACTCGCTCGCTCACCGCCCAGCCGCACTGCCCGCGCTcactctctcccactcgcccagCCGCACTAGCCGGCCTCCCCGTCGCTCGCCGGCCTCCCCCCTCTCCCCGTAGCTCGCCGGCCTCCTCGTTGCTCGCCGGCCTCCCCGTCTCCCCGTAGCTCACCGGCCTCTCCCTCTTCCACCGCCATTTCTCCACCACCCCGCCTCCACTCACACCCGGAGGTAAACAAATTCCAATCTTTTGCGCCGGCGACGAGCTTCTACTCCACGGAGGCGTGGATGTGCATGTGCTAGCGCTGGATCTGGGCGACAGAGGCATGGATGTGGAGCGGCACCCGAGCGGCGGATCTGGAGCGGTGCCGGAGCGGCGGATCTGGAGCGACGTCGTCGTCATCGCGGAGTAGCTGCTTCCTCCCGCGGTAAGTACTCCTGGTAGTCTTTCTTCCTACCGGTCGATTTGTTTGATCTGAAACAGTTGTCTCTTTTGCTTGGTTGGTTGGATACCAAACATTGAAACTGGAGAACGAGAGGGAGGGGCAGATGATGACCGCCATCATGGATTTGAATCTTCTGTTCTTACATTGCTGTAGTACTGGCTGCAGTCTTGCTGTACAATCACTTGGTAAACATCTTGCTCATGTATTGCTAGTTTCAGTTAACTGTTCATGTTAACCATCTTGCTCATGGATTTATTCCCTTTTCTTCATTGATGTACTGTTAAACATCTTGCTCATGTGGTCATCTTGCTCAGAGGAATTCAAGGCCTGATGCGTCCTTTTGGGAGCCATGGCTACTTCTTCCTGTGCCCTGCGTCAGGTATGTACTCCTACTTCCTTGCTTGTGTGAGCATTACTGAATTTCTTAGCCCTTTAGCATGACTGAATTTATGTCAGAGATTTCCAGCAAGGATTAGTGCTTGAGCATGACTGAAAAATCATGCTCAAAGATTATTGCTTGTTGTAGTACTGGAGTACTCCACAAAATTGCATCATGTTGTACTCCAGCAAATTGCATCATGCCAAACAATGACATTCCAGCAAGGATTAGTGCTTGCTGTAGTGTCTTGGAGTACTCCAGCAAATTGTTTAAACAAATTTGTTTGTCTGTATTGAAACTTTTGTTTGCATGCTTCTGAATGCTCTGATGAAAATACAGAGAAAAACATACAGTAAAATAACAGTAGCTACAGATCTGACAAATGGTGCAAATGCTTTGCTCTAGACACTAAGTTTTTACTACTCCAAGTAAATTAACTGAAACTTGTTGTTCAATCATTTGCTTGCTGTTCTTGTCAATAAATGAAACCTTTAACTAGATACTCCTTTCAGATAAGAGTAAATGAAACGTTTTGTTTAACTAAAACTAAATGAAAATTTTCCTTTAATTAAAACCAAATGAAACTTTTCAGTTAATTAAAATTACTCCTTTAAATGAAATTTTAATTAATGCTTGCTGATCTGCAGGAGTAAACAAGTTGATTGGTGATATGTAGGAGCAGGACAAGCAAAACACTTTGTTTCTGAAAAATACAGAGAAAACATGTTTCAGTTTTTTGCTGTAGTTTTGCTTGCATCTGTGATTTTAGTTCTGTAAAAAACATTATCGTAAAGTATCTGTAAAATATCTGCTTTAGTTTCAGTAGTGCTTGCTTGGTTGCTTGCAGTAGTTTAGTGTAGAACTCTTGCTTGTGTTCTCTCCTACTCCTCTTGCTTTCTTACTCCTCTCCACTCTTCTCCAGATTGCACTAGTGAGGATTAGGATTGCAAGTGTAGCAGTATTATTGGAGTGCCCTGTTCTCTCTCCTTGCTCTCTTCTTTCTCTCTTCTTGCTCTCTTCTTCTctttctcttctcttctctttcttCTCTCTTCTCTATCTTTTGCCCTCCAGTACTGCCCTCTTGCAGTAGTACTCACTGTGTGTGGTCTTTAATTGTCACTCTAACAATTGTCTCTCTTCTTGCCCTCTTGCAGGAGTAGTTTAGTTGCTCTCTTCTCTCTTCTCTTTCTCCTGTCTTCCCTTTCTCTTCTCTTCTCTGCTTGCTCTTCTACTCCTCTTCTACTCTCTTCTCTGCCAGTTTTAGTGTAGGACTAGTGTAGGAGTACAAGCAACCTTCTTCTCATCTCTTCTTAGTCAATTAaaccttttctgttaattaaaccTTTTCAATTCAGTAAATGAAAGTTTTCATTAAACCTTTTCTGTTAaataaaaaaattagtaaatgaaaagctgctgctgctgctgttgtcaaactattgctgctgctgctgctgctctgaaactactgctgctgctgctgccataCTCCACCTGCAGAAGAACCCGGCagctgttgttgctgctgctgatcAGTATGACTCTAAACtctgttgttgctgctgttgcaGGAGAAGGAGCACGCCCAGGAGAAGAAGGATCGGGAGAAGGCCCTGAGGACCTGGGATCGCTGCTGCTAGATCTGGATCTGGGACCTGGGACTGCTGCTGCTGCGTGCTCCTTCTGGGAGACGAGGACCCTCCTTGGCGCCCCTGGATCGCTACTGCTGGACGCCCCTGGATCGCTGCTGCTGGAGATGAGGACCTGGGCCTGGGAGCGCTGAGGAGAAGTAGGGGACCTGGGCCTGGGAGCGCCTGGGACCTGGGCGCGTGGAGGAGAAGCAGGGGCGGGCGGGCGGACGATGGCCTGGCGGAGAATTTCAAATCCTCGgagggaggaagaagacgatgggGATACCGATTCATACTAGGGGCAGCGATGTAAATTCCACCGTGTTCACCTGGTCGGAACCAATCCTCCAGCGACCtatatttcggaacggagggagtacttttctcGACGCTTGATGTATTTCCCTTTTAAGCACGGGCTAGCTCTGTCAATTCGTCAATAAGATATTGTAGGAGTAAGAGCAGGAGTAAGGGGCATATCGTAGTCGAGAAAAAGAAAGGGCATATAGTGATGCTTGGAATTGGAAAGAACGGGGGTCAAACCAAAGGTAAAATATTAGAGATATGCATCTTTTATTCAGTCGGTTTCATCATCGAGTGACAAAAGCAAGATGCTCGAAGCTTTTCTCGACAGAAGACAGCAAAGCCTCTGGGGCTGCGATACATTATTGATTCATCATCTTCAGAATCTAGCAGGCTCTTGCCCTGCAAGGTGGAAGGCGGGGAGGGCGAAACGTAATGTCGGGCGCATACAGTATGGTCTTCTCTTCTGCGACATGGCCAAGTATGGTCTTCTCTTCTGCGACATGGCCAAGTATGGTCTTCTCTTCTGCGACATGGCCAAGTTTATGAACTCCTGGAGAAAAGTAAACAAGTTAGTAAACATAGGGAAGCTGCAGCCTGGAGCAGAAGATGAACGAGAGAAGGAACCTTACCGTTTGAGGTGAGCTCGTCCTTGCTAGTAGCAACGAGTGAAGAGTACGTAGTCACCGCTGGTTCCCCGGGTGGGAGTTGCCGCGATGCCCATACAAGCGGGCTATTGGCAATAAGGAGGATGGTGAGGGTAATAAGCGCTTTCGCAACCATTTTGCTGTGCGATATGCTTGGACAAAAGATCTACTTATACTGGAGGAGCAATGGCTTTTTCAAGggaagaaaggaaataaaaatagACGGCCAATCTTAGACCATGGCTCTAGTTGGAATCAAAATCTCGTAGAGCTTCCACGACTAGGTGGAATCAAAATCTCGTAGCGTGCGGATCGACTAGGTGACAACCACTTATGCGCCGCGCTATTTTTGTTTTTTGGTCTACAGCTATACCACCATACATACTACCAcagcttagagcatctccaacaggcgtGCAACGCGCGGCGCGCTAAAAAATTGTTTACAGCGCCAGAATAGTCAGTTTTAGCACGCCGCGAAGCGCTGGCTCTAGCGGCCGCTGCAAAAAATTGCACGCGCGCCGAGCAGATGCGCTATTTTTTTACTACTCGTCATCTTCTCCTCTCCGACTCGATACACATTCGACTCCGACTCGATACTCATAGATAGGCATAGATAGATAAATAAACGATACATAGATAGTACATAGCATAGATAAtttagcatagatagataaaaaaaaagatagttcaactactcctcgccctcctcctccgaCTTTGACTCGATgatgtcctcctcctcctccgactctgcctcggtgatgtcctcctccgatgTCTCAATGAAGGCGTCAAGATACCGATCATCCTCGGAGTCCCAGGACGACGCTGCTCCTAGGTCGATGTTGAATTGAGCGGTTGCCTTCCGCGTACAcctgtcctcgcgataggcggctcgctccgccctcctctcctccctctccgccctcctttgcgcgtagaactcgcgctcgttgatgacgTCATGCGGAAAGCGTTGGCGCCAcaacgccatggcttcctcgtccatctcggcgatgccgagacggcgCTCCCGCCTGTAGTTGTCGCGACAATCCTCATTGGTGATAAGCCGCGGGGGAGGCGCGAACTCCTGTGCCCGCTCCCGTGTCGGCACGTCGGGGAAGTTCATCTCCCGACGATGCCGCCGGAGGCACCACGCCTCCGCGTCGTACACGCGGGCAGCCTCGTGGGCAGTGTCGAAagtgccgaggccgaggcgcatctcGCCGGACTGGATCTCGGtggagaaggcgccggagggGCGCGTGCGGACGCCGCGGTAGCCCGAAGCTCCccagcggcgcggcggcggcgaggcgagaaagagcggggagagagcggcgGCGAGGTACAGAGCGGTGGGAGGACGTGcggaggcgttggattttataacaCGCACCCGACTGCTTTttcgcgcgcgcgatcctttcccgcgCTTGCTGGAGGGCGCGAAACCGCCGCGCGTGTGCTAAAACCCACTTTTACCGCGCACGCGTGTTTTTTACAGTcactgttggagatgctcttagacaGTTACGAAAAATACATCGCAAATTTGTTGGGCAGCCGGGAATTTCTATTTTTTAGATCTATTATTAAGAGTTCGTCGAAAGTACAAAACACATCAAACATAATAAAAGTTACAATGAGATTTACCGCAAAAGAGTTACGATGAGATTTTGAGACCCCAACGACCACTACCCTCGGCAGAACCCGCTATTGCCGCTCCCCTATCGGAGCTGGCCTAACCTTGACGATGACAGCCGGAAAGTCTTAATGCACGTGACCCTAAGGACCAGTGCCTTGGAGCCGCACTCATCGCCGGTGAATCCTTGAATAGATATGAATCATCTAACACCAAATCTCGCCACACGACGAGAAACGCTAACCTCACCGCCTCAAGGAGATGGTAGAAATCTACGCTGGAGCTCCATCAACTACGTTCATAGGACGAACTCGAGAAGAATCAGAGCCCGAAAGACAACTCGGAGAATAAACGCCACTATCCGCCCGAGCGGCGCACTTACGAGGACAAAAAAAATCCTAACCTAAACTACTAACTAGAGCAGAGGCACCGGGATTCTTCTCCCCGCCACAGGCCCCGACAGAGGGGAGGCAAATCCACGGATAGGGGGGAAGAGCATATGTATCTCTTTCCTCCTCCACAAGAAAAGCTCTTCTCCTCTCGTCGACGTCGTCGCCAGTCCGCCCCATCTCCGATGGCCTCTAGGAAATGGAGGTGCGAAGGATCTTGGCTCCCCGCCGGCGGGAGGAGCACCATTCTCGTTCTTGTTAGATTCAACATCTTGGTTGGGGTGGTGTGGCGGCGGCAATGCCCCTTAGTAGGAATAATGT contains:
- the LOC141041340 gene encoding uncharacterized protein, with protein sequence MGRTGDDVDERRRAFLVEEERDTYALPPYPWICLPSVGACGGEKNPGASALHTRGGFAPSSKRGKGSRARKSSRVRVIKSNASARPPTALYLAAALSPLFLASPPPRRWGASGYRGVRTRPSGAFSTEIQSGEMRLGLGTFDTAHEAARVYDAEAWCLRRHRREMNFPDVPTRERAQEFAPPPRLITNEDCRDNYRRERRLGIAEMDEEAMALWRQRFPHDVINEREFYAQRRAEREERRAERAAYREDRCTRKATAQFNIDLGAASSWDSEDDRYLDAFIETSEEDITEAESEEEEDIIESKSEEEGEE